Below is a genomic region from Gopherus evgoodei ecotype Sinaloan lineage chromosome 17, rGopEvg1_v1.p, whole genome shotgun sequence.
AAGCTCAGTGTTTATCTTTATATCATTTACCTCTTAAAAGACAGAGCTGGCAGGACAACCAGGAAAGTGAAATGGAAACTTCTTCTTGTTAAACTCAGAACAGGTGCCTGCTGTTTGTGAACTTGGGCTTTGACTACAATTAAATGGGCTGCCACTGACCGCAGTTCCACAGATTTTAAAATCCAGCTTTTCATGACTGGTAAAGCTTAACAGGTGGGATCATCCATGCCAATGACAAAGTTCCTTCTGTACACTCTTCTATATATTGTCAGAGAGCCTACTCCTTAATGTAGTTGGAGCCCCAATACTCAAAGGTCTTTAAGTGCCCaactccccttgaaatcaatgggaattaggtgcctaaatactttttgaGGATCATTTAAGTACATTCCAGTCATGCACAAAGTGACTGATATTTGTCATGTGTCTGTTCTTTCCTCATCTCAGCAGGGCAGAAGTGCGTGCAGTGAAGTGGGGTTCGGgcgtgtttgtttttaattctataTTAAATACATGCCACTTTGCTGTAGATTTGTCACAGAACACAAGGTCATAGAAATACACCTTGCACTTGGGGCAGAAGATGATGAGATTTGGCATCATCCTTAGCTGGTGGAAGAGGTCATTCCCCAGCCTGAGGCTGGTCTGCAAGACCACTCTGTATTCTGCAGTAGATGAGTTTAAGCTCATTGGAAAGAGTTCCATTGAATCAGAAGAGCGGAGTGGCCAACCGCTGTCTACCTCCTGACCCAAATTCTCTGCTTGTGGTGCTGCATGTGTGAAGGGCACACAGAAGGTTTTCTAAATAACACTTCGAAGTAATCCTGTGTTTTCTTTAGAGGGGCAAGTACTGTATTTGCAAATGGCAGCTTGGAATTCATCTGCTTCTTGGTCCTTGACATCATCATTCTAATGACATCATAATCTTTGCCCTAGCAACTAACTTAAAGTGAGGAGTGGGAGCTGCTGACCTCTCGATGAGCCCCCATCATCCAATTACTTGCATATATCTAGTAACAACCTCCCACCCTGGCAccggtgagagagagacagacagaatggtttctaaatcagtggtttgCCATGGAGTTGCTTTAGCTTGCTAAACTGATGTGCTTCCTTAAGAACTGAACATAAGCATGGAATCTGAAGCTTAAAAGGTTAAACGGAAATTAAAGTAGAGAGGGAGAGATCGTGTCTAGATTAACCCTGGCCTGTTCTGGATTAATGATTGCCCACCATTTGACCTTGTAAAGGCTATCTGTGGTGTGTCTTCTCCACACCCCTGGATTACATATTGGCAATGTGGTTTCTTGTTTAATTGTCTGAATTCCACGGGCCCATTTTAGTAAGGGAGAAACTGCACAAAGTCACACAGTCCATCAAGTTCCTTTGTCCCGTAAACTTGAGCAGCTCTTTTAACTATGGTAAGTGCGACACTGGCAGACAGTAATGTGTTTTTCAAAGGGAgggtgtttctttaaacaaatacACTGGCTTGTGAAGTAAGCCTCTTTAAGTATGGGTAAGAGTTTACCAGAAATCATAAACAATGCCTGGACTATCCTTATCCTGAAATGAACTTCCATACATGTATAGGCTCTCAAAGGGGAGCATGCAAACTCTGCACACTTTTTTCCAGCCACATACACTCCACTGTTGATTAGTTTTATTGGCTTGACAGCTACGCTACATTGATCTAAGGGTGAGAGGAAACTCTCTAGCAGGGATGCTGGGTCAAAAGCTCTGCTAATGGCACGTGGCTGCCTGATATCTACGAATGCTTAATTTTACGCTCCATACTTTTTTTTCAGCTCTTCTGCTTTTGCTATGTAATTCTTCATGGCATCGGCCTTGCTCAACCCTTTGCGTCCATTCCAGGCCTCCCATTTGGCTTTGCCTGTTACATCGGTTGCACAAGGACAGGGAATGTTGATGTCCCCAATGGTGGCTTGTTTGTAGAGACTGTAAATCTCCAGTTTTTCTTGCTCTGAGATCGGAACCTTCATTTCCCTGACCATAGCAGCAGCTTTCTCAAATTCCGCCTGAGACATAGTGAGAGCTCAGCGTCAGGACCGCTCCTTCCTTCCTCAGTGGAGGGCTTGCCAAGATTGTCAAGGGCTGACCCAGGCCACGAGAACTGGAATGAAAGAGAGCTGCAACGGCAGAGTAAGATATTTAAATGCCCCAATGGAAGAGTGTAACTGCCTCTAGCAGGAGCAATACAATTTTCAAATGGCCTTAAAATTAATCCCAGATTAGGGGAGTTAGATTTTTACAGTCAATTTTTCTTGGACCTAGCATTACTTTCCCTTCTGGAGACAGGATGTTGGGGTCTTGTTTCTCTTTATGTATGGCAGTTAATCTCTCTACTTGGATTAACATGGGATAAAAATATAGACTGTTTATAAATATAGCTGGTTTGTAAAGCGTGTGGCCATTTATTCATCAGAAGCCTGCTAAGCATATGGACAGGTTTAGTCTCCTTTTGTAACCAGTGTGGAAGAAGGTCAAAGGAAGACTTGTTCAAAGAAAACAAATTGAGCTAGGAATTTGGTCTTAGCTCTATCTACGTCAGTCTGGATTTCAGGGGCGTTGTTCTGGATTTCTGCTAAGAAGAATATAACCCTCTGTGCCTATATATTGGCAGTTTGCCTCAGAAAGAAGTGGTGTTGCAAACTGTTAtgctatttgtttttcttaaagccccagctgctggagttagGTGATTATCCCACAATCTCTTCTTTCATTTAAGAGAGGGtagaaaaatgtaaatttt
It encodes:
- the LOC115636722 gene encoding diazepam-binding inhibitor-like 5, which translates into the protein MSQAEFEKAAAMVREMKVPISEQEKLEIYSLYKQATIGDINIPCPCATDVTGKAKWEAWNGRKGLSKADAMKNYIAKAEELKKKYGA